Proteins encoded together in one Triticum dicoccoides isolate Atlit2015 ecotype Zavitan chromosome 7B, WEW_v2.0, whole genome shotgun sequence window:
- the LOC119337932 gene encoding polygalacturonase 1 beta-like protein 3, with the protein MDLFLPLVSFILILGGQGSQHVSFADAAKMTLTNMETLMAYWEAALPGIPIPPAISDLLAQQKGLSKIEPNYERVKSEAGHMDNHVHIISQVEDHLKEAHGSHGEQGIKKAMIAHEPNIGKDLKTQPLSHGLQAKNYVEEKIAAHRTKNEENLKEISVSYGSEGDNNFKKVSLNLKKILAAYTPLKDENLKEISVSYGSKGGEAHKEVSGSYGLEGEHNLKEISLSYGINSNDTPKEESAYEENVKDISVSYGLEGSKSLKKVPLNLKKNLAAYKEISVSYGSKGQEISKEASGISGLKGEMDLKDISVSYGVDDHENLKEISVTYGSKDQETLKEPSGSYGLEGEKELKEISVSYAADGHENLKEISVSYGSKDQKIGKEASGSYGLKGERDLKEISVSYGVNGQEILKGGSTTQEENSKEATMSYGSVEEKDEQSHILNQVKGEGSHHHVHAHSYKNKKEADVFFFHDMLRPGSLVTPTIPPTTSMPALLPRDIADSIPFSTEHLSDIITMFAPASLTMTREIRWTMETCEHPRTLPGQKAGCATSLESLAELPASLLGRSNVRAFSAVDLPMDDPGKPALRGRYKVTAARKLSGSSSEVVTCHDLTFPYAVYYCHTSSPTAAYMVTLASVEEGASPATMEVMAVCHLDTSLWSPKNPFFELHNVRPGDVAVCHFLTKLSIIWVTVDEHADTL; encoded by the exons ATGGATTTGTTTCTGCCACTCGTCTCATTTATTCTG attcttggaggacAAGGTAGCCAGCATGTGAGTTTTGCCGATGCGGCCAAGATGACGCTGACAAACATGGAGACGCTGATGGCGTACTGGGAGGCGGCGCTTCCAGGAATTCCGATTCCACCAGCTATCAGCGACCTATTAGCGCAACAAAAAG GGCTGTCAAAAATTGAACCAAACTATGAGAGAGTCAAGTCAGAAGCTGGTCACATGGACAACCATGTTCATATCATATCACAAGTTGAAGATCATTTAAAGGAGGCCCATGGGTCTCATGGCGAACAAGGTATAAAGAAGGCCATGATAGCACATGAGCCAAATATTGGTAAGGATCTGAAGACACAACCATTGTCACATGGGTTACAAgctaaaaattatgtagaagaaaaaATTGCTGCGCATAGAACAAAAAATGAAGAAAATCTAAAGGAAATATCAGTGTCATATGGGTCAGAAGGTGACAACAATTTTAAGAAAGTTTCACTAAATTTGAAGAAGATCCTTGCAGCATATACACCTTTGAAAGATGAAAACCTTAAGGAAATATCTGTGTCCTATGGATCAAAAGGTGGAGAAGCCCACAAAGAAGTTTCAGGGTCATACGGGTTAGAAGGTGAACATAATTTAAAAGAAATATCACTGTCTTATGGTATAAACAGCAATGATACTCCAAAGGAAGAATCTGCATATGAAGAAAATGTAAAGGATATCTCAGTGTCATATGGGTTAGAAGGTTCAAAGAGTTTAAAGAAAGTTCCACTAAATTTAAAGAAGAACCTTGCAGCATACAAGGAAATATCTGTGTCATATGGATCAAAAGGCCAAGAGATTTCAAAGGAAGCATCAGGAATATCTGGGTTAAAAGGTGAAATGGATTTAAAAGATATCTCAGTGTCTTATGGTGTTGATGACCATGAAAATCTGAAGGAGATATCTGTGACATACGGATCAAAAGATCAAGAAACTCTGAAGGAACCCTCAGGATCATATGGGTTAGAAGGTGAAAAGGAGTTAAAAGAAATCTCAGTGTCTTATGCCGCAGACGGCCATGAAAATCTAAAGGAAATATCCGTATCATATGGATCAAAGGACCAAAAAATTGGCAAGGAAGCATCAGGATCGTATGGGTTAAAAGgtgaaagggatttaaaagaaatctcGGTGTCTTATGGTGTAAATGGCCAGGAGATTCTGAAGGGAGGCTCCACAACACAGGAAGAAAATTCGAAGGAAGCTACTATGTCATATGGGTCAGTCGAAGAGAAAGATGAACAATCCCACATTCTGAACCAAG TAAAAGGAGAGGGGAGCCACCACCATGTTCACGCTCATAGCTACAAGAACAAGAAAGAGGCAGATGTCTTTTTCTTCCACGACATGTTGAGGCCAGGGTCCTTGGTCACACCGACAATCCCGCCAACCACCTCCATGCCAGCTCTTCTTCCCCGCGACATCGCTGACTCCATCCCATTCTCCACCGAGCACCTCTCAGACATCATCACGATGTTCGCGCCGGCGTCCCTCACGATGACCAGAGAGATACGGTGGACGATGGAGACCTGCGAGCACCCACGCACGCTGCCCGGCCAGAAAGCAGGCTGCGCCACCTCCCTCGAGTCCCTCGCTGAGCTTCCGGCGTCCCTCCTTGGGAGGAGCAATGTCCGCGCGTTCTCCGCCGTGGATCTGCCCATGGATGACCCGGGAAAACCTGCGCTTAGGGGGAGGTACAAGGTGACGGCTGCACGGAAGCTCTCCGGGTCATCATCTGAGGTCGTAACCTGCCATGACCTGACCTTCCCGTACGCGGTGTACTACTGCCACACGTCCAGCCCTACGGCTGCGTACATGGTGACGCTGGCGAGCGTGGAGGAGGGtgcctcgccggcgaccatggaggTCATGGCCGTGTGCCACCTTGACACGTCATTGTGGAGCCCGAAGAACCCGTTCTTCGAGCTGCACAACGTTAGACCAGGTGATGTGGCCGTGTGCCACTTTCTCACTAAGCTGAGCATTATCTGGGTGACAGTCGATGAGCATGCCGACACACTGTAG